One region of Manis pentadactyla isolate mManPen7 chromosome 9, mManPen7.hap1, whole genome shotgun sequence genomic DNA includes:
- the ORMDL2 gene encoding LOW QUALITY PROTEIN: ORM1-like protein 2 (The sequence of the model RefSeq protein was modified relative to this genomic sequence to represent the inferred CDS: substituted 1 base at 1 genomic stop codon), giving the protein MRQLEGTNLNMSGEETELDSCLIPRYGRMNVGVAHSEVNPNTXVMNSRGVWLAYIILVELLHVVLLSIPFFSIPVVWTLTNVIHNLTMYVFLQRVKGTPFETPDQGKARLLTHWEQMDYGLQFTSSRKFLSISPIVL; this is encoded by the exons ATGAGACAACTGGAGGGAACAAACTTGAATATGAGTGGAGAGGAAACTGAGTTGGACTCCTGCCTGATCCCCCGTTACGGTAGGATGAATGTTGGGGTGGCACACAGCGAGGTAAACCCCAACACATGAGTGATGAATAGTCGTGGTGTCTGGCTGGCCTACATCATCTTGGTAGAACTGCTGCATGTGGTTTTACTCAGCATCCCCTTCTTCAGCATTCCTGTTGTCTGGACCCTAACCAACGTCATCCATAACTTG ACTATGTATGTCTTCCTACAAAGAGTGAAAGGGACACCCTTTGAGACTCCTGACCAAGGAAAGGCTCGGCTACTGACACACTGGGAACAGATGGACTATGGGCTCCAATTTACCTCTTCCCGCAAATTCCTCAGCATCTCTCCTATTGTCCTCTGA